In Erigeron canadensis isolate Cc75 chromosome 1, C_canadensis_v1, whole genome shotgun sequence, a single window of DNA contains:
- the LOC122585082 gene encoding uncharacterized protein LOC122585082: MEGFKAKFRLGAIVIFSIGIVLIAIYELLKPISNGCNMTYMYPTYIPISATESLPSSKYGLFLYYEGWKKIDYNEHLKQLNGVPVLFIPGNGGSYKQVRSLAAESDRAYQGGPPEPMLYQEASLMFEGGVEMDETDIPVFKQYTRRLDWFAVDLEGEHSAMDGQILEEHTEYVVYAIHRILDQYREARDAREKEGAVESGSLPNTVMLVGHSMGGFVARAAVVHPALRKSAVETVLTLSTPHQSPPVALQPSLGHYYEYINQEWRKGYEVRTSKTGTHSSSPQLSRVIVVSISGGGNDYQVRSKLESLDGIVPFTHGFMISSMGMKNVWLSMEHQVILWCNQLVVQVSHTLLSLVDHEAGHWISGPRKRLAILTKMLHSGMPGSLSRPLNLFQQSAYLPLQKERKVSGSQTKTFTACPSRIHWSDAGLEKDLYIKTPTVTILAMDGRRRWLDIKELGSNGRDNFVLVTNLLPCYGIRLHLWPEKGTSASVLPRSKRVVEVTSKIAQIPSGPAPRQIEPGSQTEQPPPSAVFWLDPKDMHGFRFLTISVAPSPTVSGRPPPAASMAVGQFFNPEEGSKEFSPQSLLLSVYSWKDIFIKEDHPIALNITFSISLGLLPATVSVETTGCGIKKSGLSVEEAGDMDSGRLCKLRCFPPVALAWEATSGLHIFPNLYSRTIEVDSSPALWSSTQGPEQTNILLLVDPHCSYKTSASVSLIAAARRFMLLYASQIIGFSFAVVFFGLMRQANAWELDLPVPSLLSAVELNLRMPLPFLLLAIAPTLIALFISSFSLKPFPSVGGFFVVSMICYLIANGTIIILTLTTQILSYMIAKVHVFFKTRWRWWILDLTTRFFSLKAMRVINANPSLALSLLAIALVCFVHPALGLLILIFSHVLCCHHALCSFFTASSKACNEDLFGFGNVEKSSNNESEEGLGMDENSSSTPDSARSYGDTQLEIFHHRQGLLILHLLCLLMFLPSLVAWLERLSMGHSFPWFLDSMLCMGIILHGICDTKPEFNVFFQIPGIRGNEIRQGLVYLLSGYCCYLSGLDLAPYKAFYAIAAVGVISFVFRIMERKNRRGGEAYYSSRKHSHRH; this comes from the exons ATGGAAGGCTTCAAGGCTAAATTCAGATTGGGAGCAATTGTTATTTTTTCGATTGGAATTGTTCTCATTGCTATATATGAGTTATTGAAGCCGATTTCAAATGGCTGTAACATGACATACATGTACCCGACCTACATTCCAATATCAGCGACAGAAAGTTTGCCGTCTTCAAAGTACGGACTGTTTTTGTATTATGAAGGGTGGAAAAAGATCGATTATAATGAGCATCTTAAACAACTTAATGGGGTTCCTGTTCTTTTTATCCCCGGCAATGGAGGTAGTTACAAGCAG GTCAGATCCTTGGCAGCAGAATCTGATAGAGCTTATCAAGGTGGCCCACCAGAGCCTATGTTGTACCAAGAAGCTTCCTTAATGTTTGAAGGGGGAGTGGAGATGGATGAAACTGATATTCCTGTATTCAAGCAATATACTCGCAGGCTTGACTGGTTTGCGGTGGACCTTGAAGGTGAACATTCTGCAATGGATGGTCAGATACTTGAAGAGCACACAGAATATGTAGTCTATGCCATTCACAGG ATCTTGGATCAGTATAGAGAAGCTCGAGATGCCAGAGAAAAAGAAGGTGCTGTTGAATCTGGTAGTCTGCCTAATACTGTCATGTTGGTTGGCCACTCTATGGGTGGTTTTGTTGCCAGAGCTGCAGTTGTGCACCCTGCCTTGAGGAAGTCGGCTGTTGAAACTGTTCTAACACTATCAACTCCGCATCA GTCACCTCCCGTGGCATTGCAGCCATCACTTGGTCACTATTACGAGTACATAAATCAAGAATGGAGAAAGGGTTATGAGGTCCGAACTTCTAAAACAGGAACGCATTCATCCAGTCCTCAGTTATCTCGGGTGATTGTCGTCTCCATTTCTGGCGGTGGTAACGATTACCAG GTAAGGTCAAAGCTAGAATCTCTTGATGGTATTGTCCCATTTACCCATGGGTTTATGATTAGTAGCATGGGGATGAAGAATGTATGGCTATCAATGGAGCACCAGGTTATCTTATGGTGTAATCAACTCGTTGTACAA GTTTCACACACGCTGCTTAGTTTGGTAGACCATGAAGCTGGTCATTGGATTTCTGGCCCAAGGAAAAGACTAGCAATACTTACGAAAATGCTTCATAGTGGTATGCCAGGAAGTTTGTCAAGACCATTGAATTTATTTCAGCAGTCAGCATATCTTCCTTTGCAGAAAGAGAGAAAAGTTAGCG GGTCCCAAACGAAAACATTTACTGCATGTCCAAGTAGAATACATTGGAGTGATGCAGGACTTGAAAAAGATCTTTACATCAAGACACCAACGGTAACTATTTTGGCAATGGATGGCAGAAGACGTTGGTTGGACATAAAAGAATTG GGGTCAAATGGAAGAGATAACTTTGTTCTTGTGACAAATCTTCTTCCTTGTTATGGGATTAGACTTCATCTTTGGCCTGAAAAAGGAACTTCTGCGTCAGTTTTGCCTCGTAGCAAAAGGGTTGTAGAAGTGACATCAAAGATTGCCCAGATTCCTTCAGGACCGGCTCCAAGGCAG ATTGAACCAGGAAGTCAGACAGAACAACCACCGCCATCAGCTGTATTTTGGTTGGACCCAAAGGATATGCATGGTTTCAGATTTTTGACAATCTCAGTTGCACCTAGCCCA ACTGTTTCAGGAAGACCTCCACCTGCAGCTTCAATGGCAGTTGGGCAGTTCTTCAACCCGGAGGAAGGGAGTAAAGAGTTTTCTCCTCAATCGTTGCTTCTCTCTGTGTATTCTTGGAAG GATATTTTCATCAAGGAGGATCATCCTATTGCATTGAATATTACATTCAGTATCAGTTTAGGGCTTCTGCCTGCTACAGTGTCAGTGGAAACTACAGGCTGTGGGATTAAGAAGTCTGGACTTTCTGTTGAAGAGGCTGGAGATATGGATAGTGGCA GACTTTGCAAGCTTCGCTGCTTTCCGCCAGTAGCCCTTGCATGGGAAGCTACATCTGGTCTTCACATATTTCCTAATCTTTACTCTCGTACAATCGAAGTGGACTCATCACCTGCACTCTGGAGCTCAACTCAGGGACCCGAGCAGACCAACATTCTGTTACTG GTAGATCCGCATTGTTCCTATAAAACTAGTGCTTCAGTTTCTTTAATTGCCGCTGCCCGTCGATTTATGCTTTTATATGCCTCCCAG ATTATTGGTTTCTCCTTTGCTGTAGTCTTCTTTGGACTGATGAGACAAGCAAATGCATGGGAGCTTGATCTGCCTGTTCCCTCATTGCTGTCTGCAGTAGAATTAAATTTGAGAATGCCACTTCCATTCCTTCTCCTTGCTATTGCTCCCACTCTCATCGCTTTGTTTATTTCATCGTTTAGCCTAAAACCATTTCCTTCGGTTGGTGGCTTCTTTGTAGTCTCAATGATTTGCTATCTAATAGCGAATGGGACCATAATCATTTTGACATTGACCACTCAGATACTCTCTTACATGATTGCAAAAGTACATGTTTTCTTTAAGACCAG GTGGAGATGGTGGATACTTGATCTTACCACAAGATTTTTCTCATTAAAG GCCATGAGGGTCATAAATGCCAATCCATCATTGGCTTTGTCGCTGCTTGCTATTGCCTTGGTCTGCTTTGTCCATCCAGCTTTAGGTCTCCTTATTCTGATATTCTCTCATGTACTATGCTGTCACCATGCGTTGTGCAG CTTTTTTACAGCATCCAGCAAGGCTTGTAATGAAGATTTATTTGGTTTTGGAAATGTGGAGAAGTCGTCCAATAATGAATCGGAGGAAGGTTTAGGTATGGACGAGAACAGCTCCAGCACCCCAGATTCTGCAAGAAGCTATGGTGACACACAATTAGAGATATTCCATCACCGACAGGGCTTGCTAATTCTGCATCTTCTTTGTCTACTGATGTTTCTTCCTTCGCTTGTTGCTTGGTTAGAG AGGCTTAGCATGGGTCACAGCTTCCCTTGGTTCTTGGATTCCATGCTCTGCATGGGTATCATCCTCCACGGTATTTGTGACACAAAACCGGAGTTTAATGTCTTCTTTCAGATACCCGGAATAAGAGGGAATGAAATAAGACAAGGGCTTGTGTACCTCCTTTCTGGGTACTGTTGCTACCTTTCGGGTTTAGACTTGGCCCCTTATAAAGCTTTCTATGCCATAGCTGCCGTAGGAGTCATCTCATTTGTTTTCAGAATCATGGAAAGAAAAAATCGGAGGGGTGGAGAGGCGTATTATAGCAGTAGAAAGCATTCTCATAGACACTAA
- the LOC122586241 gene encoding protein WHAT'S THIS FACTOR 9, mitochondrial translates to MNYNNRAAIDNLQNIFNNQQYRTITKVRLKWVKNRSLDNIIDIHTDLKAACLLKDAIINRPIATQKFLTAKQLSDTQKLLGITIPTLRFIRRYPTLFHEFPHPKYPSLPCFSLTNIALNLQRIESRIYEKNEAEIVERLCRLLMMCKDHQLPVKSVYPLRWDLGFPFDFDKNLVAKYPNLFEIVKGNDGSCSSLKLVKWVNEFSVSKVQERGESKDLSENLYRKFRSGESGLGFPLSFPRGYGAQKKVKSWMDEFQKLPYVSPYEDSSGLDPESELMEKRVVGVLHEFLSLTVYKKTKRNYLRNLTEEFNMPFRFTRIFTRYPGIFYLSLKCKTTSVALKEGYKRGKLVNPCEIAKYRAKFYHVMRTGLIYRKKGLEMLPELDKLYDDNDYDNVLKNYEKEPSDGEEVESSGEWVEHEDGDSEFDDVSDQD, encoded by the coding sequence ATGAACTACAACAACAGAGCGGCCATTGACAACCTCCAAAACATCTTCAACAATCAACAATACAGAACCATCACAAAAGTCcgtttgaaatgggtcaaaaaccgATCACTAGACAACATTATAGACATCCACACCGATCTCAAAGCCGCCTGTTTACTCAAAGACGCCATCATAAACCGTCCAATCGCCACCCAAAAATTCCTCACCGCCAAACAGCTTTCCGACACCCAAAAACTCCTCGGCATCACAATCCCAACTCTCCGTTTCATCCGCCGTTATCCGACTCTGTTTCATGAATTCCCACATCCTAAATATCCTTCACTCCCCTGTTTTTCTTTGACAAATATCGCCTTAAATTTGCAAAGAATTGAATCAagaatttatgaaaaaaatgaagCAGAAATTGTTGAAAGGTTGTGTAGGTTGTTAATGATGTGTAAAGATCATCAATTGCCTGTTAAATCTGTTTATCCATTAAGATGGGATTTGGGGTttccttttgattttgataaaaATTTGGTTGCAAAGTATCCGAATTTGTTCGAGATTGTTAAAGGGAATGATGGGTCATGTTCAAGTTTGAAACTTGTGAAATGGGTCAATGAGTTTTCAGTTTCAAAGGTTCAGGAAAGGGGTGAAAGTAAGGATTTGAGTGAGAATTTGTATAGGAAGTTTAGGTCAGGGGAAAGTGGGTTAGGGTTTCCTTTAAGTTTTCCTAGAGGTTATGGTGCACAAAAGAAGGTTAAAAGTTGGATGGATGAGTTTCAAAAGCTGCCTTACGTGTCACCTTATGAAGATTCGAGTGGACTTGATCCGGAAAGTGAGTTGATGGAGAAGAGGGTTGTGGGTGTTTTACATGAGTTTTTGAGCTTGACTGTTTATAAGAAGACTAAAAGGAATTATTTGAGGAATTTAACTGAGGAGTTTAATATGCCATTTAGGTTTACTAGAATCTTTACGAGGTATCCAGGGATTTTTTATCTGTCGTTGAAGTGTAAGACGACGAGTGTGGCGTTAAAGGAAGGGTATAAGAGAGGGAAGTTGGTAAATCCTTGTGAGATTGCCAAGTATAGAGCAAAGTTTTATCATGTTATGAGGACTGGTCTGATTTATAGGAAGAAAGGGTTGGAGATGTTGCCTGAGTTGGATAAATTGTATGATGATAACGATTATGATAATGTGCTTAAGAACTACGAGAAAGAGCCGTCGGATGGTGAAGAGGTTGAATCAAGTGGTGAATGGGTTGAACATGAAGATGGAGATTCAGAGTTTGATGATGTTTCTGATCAAGATTAA